In a single window of the Nicotiana tomentosiformis chromosome 10, ASM39032v3, whole genome shotgun sequence genome:
- the LOC104108168 gene encoding probable leucine-rich repeat receptor-like protein kinase At1g68400 has product MAKKLHYTVLSFFFLFSLLKYSSSLNPDIQPLLAFKSACDQTNSLSNWNSSTNPCTWTGVSCLNNRVSRLVLENLNLKGSFQNLSSLKELRVLSLKNNQFSGPVPNLSKLTALKLLFLSHNEFSGDFPESLTSLFKLYRLDLSYNNFSGEIPANVNRLTHLLTLRLEENDFSGEISGVKLSNLQEFNVSGNKLVGEIPSSLSGFPVSAFLKNRVLCGFPLPKCAVNIPRDPTMAAPVSPKSTVASSPSILPVTTTSAGPKVTRHSSGSKMSSLAIIAIILGDVFVLVVVCLLLYCFFCTRKMSSQKHGSHILEGEKIVYSSSPYPNTDLGQGQTGGFERGKMVFFEGAKRFELEDLLRASAEMLGKGGFGTAYKAVLDDGNVVAVKRLKELNVCGKREFEQQMEVLGRLRHPNLVGLKAYYFARDEKLLVYDFMTNGNLFWLLHGNRGPGRTPLDWTTRLKIAAGAARGLAFIHNSCKSLKLTHGNIKSTNILIDKGGNARVSDFGLAIFATPSSVPKTNGYRAPEVALDGRKITQKSDVYSFGVLLLELLTGKCPSVVDNGGLGTGYGGVVDLPRWVQSVVREEWTAEVFDLELMRYKDIEEEMVGLLQIAMACTAASPDQRPKINYVVKMIEELRGVEVSPSHDTADSVSDSPAVSEDNTCGASQ; this is encoded by the exons ATGGCTAAAAAACTCCATTACACagtcctttctttcttcttcctcttctctcTTCTCAAATATTCCTCTTCTCTAAACCCAGATATTCAACCATTACTAGCTTTCAAATCAGCTTGTGACCAAACCAACTCACTTTCCAACTGGAACTCTAGCACCAACCCATGTACATGGACTGGAGTTTCATGTCTTAACAACCGAGTCTCTCGACTTGTTCTTGAAAATCTTAACCTCAAAGGGTCTTTTCaaaacctttcatctttgaaagaACTTCGCGTATTAAGCTTAAAAAACAACCAATTTTCAGGTCCAGTTCCGAATCTTTCTAAACTTACTGCACTTAAACTACTGTTCCTTTCGCATAATGAGTTTTCTGGGGATTTTCCTGAGTCTTTAACGTCTCTTTTTAAGCTATACCGGCTTGATCTGTCGTATAATAACTTTTCCGGTGAGATTCCGGCGAATGTGAACCGTTTAACTCATTTGCTTACTCTTCGTTTAGAAGAAAATGATTTTTCCGGTGAGATTTCTGGGGTTAAGCTTTCTAATCTTCAAGAGTTTAATGTTTCGGGTAATAAACTTGTTGGTGAAATACCCTCTTCGCTTTCTGGTTTTCCGGTTTCAGCATTTTTGAAAAACCGGGTGCTTTGCGGTTTTCCATTGCCAAAATGTGCGGTGAATATTCCTCGTGACCCGACAATGGCAGCTCCGGTGAGTCCGAAAAGTACTGTGGCTTCTTCTCCTAGTATATTGCCTGTGACCACAACATCCGCTGGTCCAAAAGTAACGCGTCATAGCAGTGGAAGTAAGATGAGTTCATTAGCAATAATCGCTATTATACTTGGGGATGTgtttgttcttgttgttgtttgttTATTGCTGTACTGTTTCTTCTGCACTCGGAAAATGTCATCTCAGAAACATGGGTCACACATTCTTGAAGGTGAGAAAATTGTGTACTCGTCGAGCCCGTATCCGAATACGGACTTGGGTCAGGGCCAAACGGGCGGGTTCGAGAGGGGGAAGATGGTGTTTTTCGAAGGGGCGAAGAGGTTTGAGCTTGAGGATTTGTTGAGAGCGTCGGCTGAGATGTTGGGGAAAGGTGGATTTGGTACTGCTTATAAGGCAGTGTTGGATGATGGAAATGTAGTGGCTGTGAAAAGATTGAAAGAATTGAATGTTTGTGGGAAAAGAGAATTTGAGCAACAAATGGaagttttgggaagacttagacaCCCAAATTTGGTTGGTTTGAAAGCATATTATTTTGCTAGAGATGAGAAGTTGTTGGTCTATGATTTCATGACTAATGGCAACTTGTTTTGGCTTCTTCATG GAAATAGAGGGCCGGGAAGAACTCCTTTAGACTGGACAACAAGGTTAAAGATTGCAGCCGGAGCGGCTCGAGGGCTAGCCTTTATCCACAACTCATGCAAATCCTTGAAACTAACTCATGGCAATATCAAATCAACTAACATCCTCATTGACAAAGGTGGCAATGCACGTGTCTCCGACTTTGGTCTAGCCATCTTCGCGACGCCATCTTCCGTCCCAAAAACCAATGGCTACCGAGCCCCTGAAGTAGCATTGGATGGTcgaaaaataactcaaaaatcCGACGTCTACTCATTCGGGGTCCTACTCCTCGAGCTGCTAACCGGAAAATGCCCCTCGGTCGTGGATAATGGCGGTCTTGGAACCGGCTATGGAGGCGTCGTGGACTTGCCGAGGTGGGTGCAATCCGTGGTGAGGGAAGAGTGGACAGCGGAAGTGTTTGATTTGGAGTTGATGAGGTATAAGGACATTGAGGAAGAAATGGTGGGGTTATTGCAGATAGCAATGGCTTGTACTGCAGCATCACCAGATCAAAGGCCAAAGATAAATTATGTTGTGAAAATGATTGAAGAGTTGCGTGGGGTTGAGGTTTCACCTTCTCATGACACTGCTGATTCTGTTTCTGACTCTCCTGCTGTTTCTGAAGATAATACATGTGGTGCAAGTCAGTGA